The Penicillium digitatum chromosome 6, complete sequence genome contains the following window.
CCAGTTGATTGATGTGTCAGGAACAATGAGCGGTGGTGGCACCCGTGTCGCCCGAGGCGGTATGTCGTCAAAGCAAGTCGGAGACACCACAAAGGAGCAAGTGTCTCGCTTTGAATCAGATCTCGAGGAGCTGGAACGAAAATTCCAGGCTTTCCAGGAGAAGCAGCGACACGTGGAAGCTCAAATGAAGGAAAGATCAGAGGAAATCCCACGCTTGGAGACTAAGATTCAAAAGGTTATGATTGAGATCGACAGTACTAAGCGCAGTCTTGCTGATGCCCAGCGACGTGTAAAGGAGCTGGGCGTACAGCACCAGCCATCTGATTCGGATGAAGTCCAAATTGCTTCCCTCGAGAAGCAGATTGCCAAGTCCAAAAAGGAGATCGCTAAACTCAACGACGAGAAGAGTGGCATCGATGAAGAGATCCAGATCTTGCAGAGCAAGATCATGGAGGTCGGTGGTGTTCGGCTTCGCGGCCAAAAGGCCAAGGTGGATGgcttaaaagaacagatTGGTATGCTTGCCGAGGAGATTTCAAATGCGGAGGGGCAGCAGTCCAAAAACGAAAAACTCATCAAGAAGCACACCAAAGCCCGTGATGTTTCAGAGAAGGAGATTAGTCAGATCACAGATGAGTTGGAGAAACTAGAAGAAGATGTTGCCAACCAGGATAATGAATCTGCCGACTGGAGACAGAAAGCTGATGAAGCCCAGGAGGTTAGTGATTCAAGATTCGCGATTATGCTGAAAATTCTGCTGACCATCCTTAGTCTTTGGAATCTAAAAAGCTCGAGCTGAAGGCCATGAAAGACGAGCTTGATGCAAAGGTGGCTGAGCTCAATGAGACAAGAGCTGCCGAGATCGAGATGCGCAACAAACTAGAAGAGAATCAGAAGGCCTTGTCTGAGAATCAAAAGCGCAGTCGCTACTGGGAGGACAAGCTTTCAAACCTGAGTGTCCAAAACATCAGCGATATTGGCGAAGAGCAGGAGCCCACAGAGCTTCAGATGTACACGAAGGATGAGCTAGAGGCTATGAGCAAGGATTCTCTCAAAGCTGTCATTGCTGCTTTGGAGGAGAAGGTTCAAAATGCCTCCATCGATTTGTCAGTCATTGAGGAGTACCGCCGCCGAGCCGCTGAACACGAATCGCGCTCTGCGGATCTGACCGCCGCTTTGACATCACGAGACGGTGCCAAGGCACGTCTGGACGGGCTTCGGTCTTCTCGCTTGAATGGATTCATGGAAGGGTTTGGTATTATCTCTTTGCGCCTCAAAGAAATGTACCAGATGATTACCATGGGCGGTAACGCCGAATTGGAGCTCGTGGACTCCTTGGATCCCTTCTCAGAAGGCATCTTGTTCTCGGTCATGCCTCCAAAGAAGAGCTGGAAGAACATTGGTAATTTGTCTGGTGGCGAGAAGACTTTGTCCAGTTTGGCCCTAGTCTTCGCTCTTCACCACTACAAGCCTACTCCACTCTATGTCATGGACGAGATCGATGCCGCCCTGGATTTCCGAAACGTGAGTTAGTCTCATACGACTTGTGATGGGCACGTGTACTAACTTTCTTTTAAAGGTTTCTATTGTCGCCTCATACATCAAGGAGCGAACGAAGAATGCCCAATTCATTGTCATTTCGTTGCGAAACAATATGGTAAGTCCGGTTAATCCGCTTCCAAGGAGGGATAGCTAACATTTTCTCTAGTTCGAGCTTGCTGCCCGACTCGTCGGTGTCTACAAGGTCAACCACATGACCAAGAGTGTAACGATCGAGAACCGGGACTATATTACCGGTCGATTATGACTGGAGATGAAATTCCGCGTTGTGGTTCTTGACTTTCAGTCTCTTGCCTGGATGGATAGGGGTTGTATGCTGCTGTTTTCGATGATATCATGGGTCGGGGAGTTTTGGACATTTTCCCTTTTACAATCATGCTCGTGTACTTGGAAATGAGAACTTAGGCATATCTTTACGTATCAATTTTCtcgcttcttcttggtgctGTAGCACTAGATTGATATTTTCATTAACCCACACTTCTGCACAAATCTCCCCCAAATACATACATTCGGTGGAAGTTGGTGTGGCATAGAATGACAGGGGAGAAGCCCGAAACAGCAAAACACTGGCCTCAATTTCGAGAGCACCCGACCATCTGAAAGAGATGCCCATGTGTGACAGTATTCTGCCCAGCAAGCATGACCTTCTCTTTTGTGGTCTATCACGTATCCATCCAGCCATCAGCAGACAACGTTGCAGCGGATGTTGCATCTTCACCAGGTTTACGATAATGACATAGCACTGAAGCCATCTACACATCCCTTGCCCACTCCGTCTCTCTCTTGGTAAGTCCCAGAATCTCTGATTTCGCTGTCGAATAGTTAATCTGGCCCATTTGGTCGTGCAGCCCGAATGCCGTTGATACATTGATAACGGTTTTGGACATTTCGGCTGTCTCGGGATCCAGCCAGTATGCAGTCAAGTCGTGGATCATTCAAAAAGGATTGTAGACAATTCGATGATTTTTTATCCTTCTGTTTTCTCGGTATTGAGAATTAACCAATAACTCAGGAGAGTAGGTGCATCAGAAACTGCACCACGGATTCTGGGTAGTGCAAGCTCCGCAATATTAACTGGCACGCTATTTTGGACGAGGAAAGATCGAAatttgttggatgcctcaggcatcacatgtaggatagaccaactagatagtcttccttccactctcaccttctctctctccccgtccatccaattgaatactgttttacctgcatacatactatcattgtatttgcatcaggttatgagcctcttctgctagctggaccactagcaactcttttctctgaagccattttcaactggagacttttgacgatctgaccccactgtggacccacctctgtgtgtgacacaacattcagatccagccaataacatctaggaaatccttcgagccccgccggcaaaagctccgtttagctttaacatccaatcatggccgacaccgagacggacaacgagggggacaccaaccctcacccgcttgatgcatcgaccaacccattggaaccccagatcccgtcctttaccaatccgatccaattcacacaggatgacagtgatagtgaagatgaggacaacacaccgccccatcagggacatggtcttccagcgattgcaatgaccaaaatccagaaagttcggacactggaacacaatgacactgatccaagtggttggaaacaggcactggcttaccagctgatcccatatgcattggaatggttgttagacagcaacattcccagacctcacaagtcgcatacttcattcggaagatggaagtactggtctcgcttggttgctagctggatgtacaaccagatcgacgtcaccctacagaacaaactacgcaacctgtccaagatgcctaaatatgccgatcaactgtatgacgaactcatgtctatgacacaaggaagtgatcggatgcagacagcgtttatcgagatgcggaagttcgacaagatgaaacgatcggactacaactcggcaagcgagtacattgaggaataccagcgacagtaccacgtgctagctagattcaaagcagcaccacacccatcacacggcttatcacaagttcttcaaaacattgaactggaagtcatgaaagtacagttcattagggaggaagttgcaagtctggagcctaagaaactcaccctcgacaaggtggaggagtactggagagcacttcaagcagcagctgacatggaaggtgtcgctaatgctacttacaacaacaatgccggccgaggccgaggcaatggaagaggtggtcgtggaggaaaccgaggtggccgaggtggtcaaaacaacaacggtcacaatgacgacaacacccaatccaacaaagataccaatgccgtcgaggatgatacagctactgctaaaaagaagaagaagaagggtcttcgcaagcagcctgccgatggcaaagacattcatgaatacgcaaatgagatgcgtaatggcacacaaaaggatgacaacaacatgtgctcattctgtggctttggaccacacactgcgaagagatgtgcctatctcagtgagaaccctccagtttcgtgggaaccgtccggcaacctctgggcctattcaaaggcaatccacagagcccaacgtcaagatggacaaaacaatatggttgttgcagctgccaattctgttgataggaggaacgattggttgcttgacactggatctgacaagacattgacgcatgacatcgaagactttcacacataccaactggatcatcctgacactgcctatgcgtacaaagattactctggcaatagagttgtcacgctaggtcatggtcaaatcattgtgagaactgctctgccagggagaaatggtaagacgcactcgtttatgacaactggttactatactcaaggaggacacggcaagctattaggcatgcaaaagcttcttgaagagcaagacatctcttatgacacacgtactaagtatctcacaaatggtgagggtgacattgtggggtatgcagatacatcaactggtgtcccgtaccttgtcagtccaaaagacgacgatgaccccaatgaggtcaaatctgacatagattccgattctgatgatgaagaaattggattcgtgaacaaagtgactgcgtacgagatccaccgacgtctcggacatgctggaaaagcacgaattgcctccacattacaacatgctgaacagctaggtgatgatgaacaatacggcacggagcatttcgactgtgatgcctgtttccaaggtaaatcaaagctcaaaatttctcgtcaaccacaggcaagggtgcaggatgtggcatggaaattccacgtagatacacaaccaatgaagcctaccggaccaaatggagagaactactggttgccagtcgtcgacgatgcatctcgactgatcgagggaatcatgttgaagaacaaaagtgatgcctactataagcttactgcgttctgtgaaaagatcaaattgctcactggcagatacccaggcatctggcgaatggatggtggcacagagttcaaagagttcatcaaatggggtgagaagcatggtatgactttcgagatcacaccaccatacactgctgaaccaaatggcactgtggagcgcttcggtggacatatcaacgacatccagagaacgatgattattgatgcaaagatgacggaagagatgtggccatatgcgacagacacagccatctacatctacaacagactgatcaatccgaaaaccaagatctcgccgctaacacattggcgtcaagagctcgagattccaaacgcagagccttctttgaagcaccttaaaccatggggaacaactgcatacgttcatattccgaagcctaagaggattcaggctaggaaagcagcacccagagcatggaaaggaaagctcgttggttatgagggggacggtggtcatgtttacaaagtatgggatccagctactaggaaactagtggtatctcgtgatgttggctttccacaacccggagatgacgataacgatgatacgggatcaatgctagtcaacggagtacctactgatttgaaggacctcggagaaccaaagcagtatctgaactgtgcactacacagagactatgacaattgcacgatcactatgtctcaggaagcctatattcagaaggttctacgtactgcaaatgcaggttctggatggaaggatacaccattgccagccgcatggagagagtcacctgccaatgcatccaatgtgctagatgacgattcatttgatcaatatcaatcagttgtcggcatgttaaactggctagcagtcaagactaggccagacattcgcttcgcagttactcgcttgcaacatcgtttggcgaaccctacatttgaagaccttcacgccatgcaacacgtcgtcaagtacctgagacatatgcctgacgttggcattacacttggtcgtacgccagaacttcgattctatgcgcatgtggacgcatctcatgcggactgggaggatagcaagtcaaccgaaggaagtatatggtacttcgccggctctccagtcatatggactacaaagaagcaaaccatcactgccaattcgaccactgtcgcagaatggtgtgcactagatcaacctactcgggatgcaatgtggctaggcaagattgctcgctcgtttatgctgccagagcagcgtcccattgagattcatacagacaatatcaattcgcaattgctgctcactaaga
Protein-coding sequences here:
- a CDS encoding uncharacterized protein (putative transposable element) → MADTETDNEGDTNPHPLDASTNPLEPQIPSFTNPIQFTQDDSDSEDEDNTPPHQGHGLPAIAMTKIQKVRTLEHNDTDPSGWKQALAYQLIPYALEWLLDSNIPRPHKSHTSFGRWKYWSRLVASWMYNQIDVTLQNKLRNLSKMPKYADQLYDELMSMTQGSDRMQTAFIEMRKFDKMKRSDYNSASEYIEEYQRQYHVLARFKAAPHPSHGLSQVLQNIELEVMKVQFIREEVASLEPKKLTLDKVEEYWRALQAAADMEGVANATYNNNAGRGRGNGRGGRGGNRGGRGGQNNNGHNDDNTQSNKDTNAVEDDTATAKKKKKKGLRKQPADGKDIHEYANEMRNGTQKDDNNMCSFCGFGPHTAKRCAYLSENPPVSWEPSGNLWAYSKAIHRAQRQDGQNNMVVAAANSVDRRNDWLLDTGSDKTLTHDIEDFHTYQLDHPDTAYAYKDYSGNRVVTLGHGQIIVRTALPGRNGKTHSFMTTGYYTQGGHGKLLGMQKLLEEQDISYDTRTKYLTNGEGDIVGYADTSTGVPYLVSPKDDDDPNEVKSDIDSDSDDEEIGFVNKVTAYEIHRRLGHAGKARIASTLQHAEQLGDDEQYGTEHFDCDACFQGKSKLKISRQPQARVQDVAWKFHVDTQPMKPTGPNGENYWLPVVDDASRLIEGIMLKNKSDAYYKLTAFCEKIKLLTGRYPGIWRMDGGTEFKEFIKWGEKHGMTFEITPPYTAEPNGTVERFGGHINDIQRTMIIDAKMTEEMWPYATDTAIYIYNRLINPKTKISPLTHWRQELEIPNAEPSLKHLKPWGTTAYVHIPKPKRIQARKAAPRAWKGKLVGYEGDGGHVYKVWDPATRKLVVSRDVGFPQPGDDDNDDTGSMLVNGVPTDLKDLGEPKQYLNCALHRDYDNCTITMSQEAYIQKVLRTANAGSGWKDTPLPAAWRESPANASNVLDDDSFDQYQSVVGMLNWLAVKTRPDIRFAVTRLQHRLANPTFEDLHAMQHVVKYLRHMPDVGITLGRTPELRFYAHVDASHADWEDSKSTEGSIWYFAGSPVIWTTKKQTITANSTTVAEWCALDQPTRDAMWLGKIARSFMLPEQRPIEIHTDNINSQLLLTKKGGKSANRWLDLRWFFVKDAVAQGHVDIRRVDTKKNAADGFTKALAKEQFETFVGLIGMI